The window GTCTTTGCTTGCACTATCGGTAATAGGTGATCCTATAACTCTTCTTGCGAGTGGAACATGTGAAACGTTATAAATTGCTTGTGAGTCTGTTTGTGGGGACCAATCTAAAATATCATTTGGATACCAGTATGAACTTTCAGGAATTTGTGCAAAAATAGCTATAGAAAGAATTGAGAATAATATAATAATTATTTTTTTCATTATTTACCACCTACTCTTTGCATTATTCTGTCGTATTCTTCTTGTACTTCTTTTTGAGCGTCTAATAGAGCTTGCTCAACTGATTTTTGACCTGTTAAAACAAAATCTCTTGCTTCAACTAATTTGTCCCACAAAAGTGCGCCGACTGGAAGTGGTGGTCTTGTTTTTGCGTGATCCAGTAAATCTACAAAAACCTTTTGCGAAGGATCTTTCTTTAGAAAATCATCTACTGCAGGTTTATATGTTGGAAGGTGCAACGTATCAACTGAGTAAATTACTTGACCTTTTGTAGCAATAAAATATGCAAGTTTTGCAGCGGCTTCTTTATTTTTAGCACCTTTTGGAATTGCAAGGCTCCAACCACCGGCCCAGGTAACTGGTTGACCACTTTTTGTTGGAATACCAGTGATTTCATATTTAAAATCTTTAGGAGCAAACATTCTTAGCCCAGATATAGTCCAATTTCCATCGACGATCATTGCAAGTTTTCCTGCCGTAAATGGATTTAAATCCCCTATTTGCAGTGAGCCGAAAGCATTTAATGCTTCATAGCCAAATCTATCTGCCCATTCTTTTTGCCATTTATATGCTTCAATAACGCCTGGATCAGTTGCGAATACGAATTTTCCCGTTTTTTTGTCAAATACTTTACCTTCAAATGCATATATCCAAGTATATGGCCAACCTTGTGCATACCATGGTATAAAGCCTACAGTTTCATACCTTCCACGTTTTCCCTCAACGGTAAGTTTTTCAGCTACGTCTATCATTTCATATACAGTTTTTGGTGGCTTTGAATAGCCTGCTTTTTCTAAGAGTTTTTTATTATAAAGAAGAATTCTAACGTCTGTATCAAATGGTAGAGCCCACATTTTTCCATTGAAAATACATTCTTCAATGGCAAAATCGTAGAATTGCTTTTTCATTTCTTCGATATTTATTCCTGCCATTTTTAAATAATCTTCCATAGGTTCAAGAACATTGTTAGCAGCTCTTTGTGAGACAGTAAATCTATCTAGATAAACTAGATCTGGCCCTGTACCGGCTGCTACAGCTGTTAAAAGTTTGGTTGAATCGGTTTCTGCAGCAGGGACAAGTACAACTTTAACTTTAATGTCCGGATTTTCTTTTTCAAATTCTGCAATGATTTTGTCAATACTACTTTTATCAGGATCTCTTGAAAGACCATGCCAAAATACTACTTCTACTTGTGAAAATAAGATACTTACGACTAAAACTGCAATAATGACACTTAAAAATTTTTTCATGAAAACACCTCCCCTTTATTGTGGTTGTTAACTTGATTTTACAAGTTTGTTTAACATAAAGTCAAAGTCATTGAGGTTCAATTAGATTTGTTTATACCTGTATATACAGGTATAAACAAATAGATCTTTTCTTTTTGTTAGAAAATCTTTTTTGTGTATTATGCATTGCATAAAAAATTAACAAATTTGATACTTTATTTGTAATATAAAATGTTTTAAAGTATATTATGCAACGCATAATAAGGAGGTGTTATTTTGGAAAAACTTGGAAGATTTGTACAAAAAAATGCTATTTGGGTTGTTTTGATCACTGTATTATTAACCGTATTTTTTAGCTATGAGATTAAGGATTTACAAATACAAGATGATATTACCAAATACCCGCCAAAGGATGATCCTTTGGTTCGAAAGTATGATTCGCTAGCAAGAGAATTTGGTATTAATTCGATGTTGATGGTTGGATTTTCTATTGATTCGTTTAATGATTTAAAGGCTATTGATAATCTAACCCAGGAAATTTCAAAACTTGAAGGTGTAGAGCATGTAACTTCTCTTACGAATATTCCTTTAGTTGTTGAAACAGACTATGGAATAGAAGTTTCAACAGTTTCTGAAATATTAAAAACAAGGGATATTAATCCTACCTATCTTTTAAAGTATAAAACTTTAAAGGATAAATTTATTTCAGATGATGCAAAAGCTGGTTTGATGCTTGTTTCTCTTGAGAGTGGAAAAGAGTCTGAGACTTTTTCAAGATTAAAAGAAGTTATTGAAAATAAATACCCAAAAGATGTACATTTTTTTGGGGTCGCTGCTGTCAACGAAGCGGTAAAAGAAATTACATTAAAAAATATTTTAAGGCTTGTCCCAATTTCGATATTTATAGTAATACTTATTCTTTCAGTAACTTTCAGAAAAATTTCAGGTGCAATTTTACCCATTTTAGGTGTAATTGTAAGTGTAATTTGGACAATGGGCCTAATTGCATTATTTGGTTTTAACATAACGGTTGCAAATTCAATTATTCCAGTTGCACTTATTTCCATAGGTACAGCCTATTCTATACATGTTGTAAATAAATATTATGAAGAAAAAGGAGAAAGAGCTCAAAGAGTAATTTCAACGATTTCAGATGTTGGTCTTGCAGTTATTTTAAGCGGACTTACAACTGCTGTTGGATTTCTTTCACTTTTGACTGCTGATATAAAACCGGTTTGGATAATGGGAATATTTTCAAGTATAGGAGTAATGTTATGTAACTTTATAGCACTCTTTTTTGTTCCCGCATTACTGTATTACATAAATCCAAAACCTGTTTTCCACGTTGAAAATAAAAATCATTCCAAATTGATTTTAAAACCAAAGCTTACAATATCTATCCTAATTATCCTTGCAATTGTAAGTATTCCTTTCTTACTTAGGATCAAAACTGATATGGATATTGTAAATTCCTTAAATCCAAATGAGCGGATAATAGTTGATAAGGAATTTTTGGATGAAAATTTTGGTGGTAGTGATTATTTGTTTGTTGATATAAAGGGAGATTTTAAGGATCCATCAACTTTAATTGCGATGAATGAAATTGAAAGAAAATTAAATAAAATTCCTGGAGTAGTTAATACTTTTTCAATTGTGGATACAATTTTGGATTTGAGTGAAGCATTTACTGGCTTTTATTCAATACCATTTTCTAAAGATGAACTTTCAAATCTCTGGTTTTTCTTGCTTGGTAATGACACTATTTATTCAGTTGTAAATAAAGATTTGAATAGGGGAATTATTCAAGTAACAGTTAAGACTGAGAGTGAAAGTGAAACTAGAAGGCTTTTAAAAGAAATAGATAAAGTTTTAAATAGTATTCCAAAGGGATTTAGAGTATCAAATGATGTTGATTTTAAATACTATTCTAACATTTTAAATGTCAAAGAGGACAATCTAAAGAAGTTGTACGAAGCTGTTAAAAATGTAAGTTTTTCAACTCTTTCGAAACTGCATAGAGAAGATATTTTAAATTCAATTAGGCATATAGAAGAAATGTATGGTTTTTCAGTTGATGACAAAGAAGAAGTTCTAAGAAGAGTAATTAACTTAAAAGATTTTTCTGAAGAAGATTTTGAGAAAATTATGGAAGATAATCCTGACTTTGGCTATGCATTATACAATGAGCTTTATTTAAGTGTCAAAAAATGGAAAGCAATGTATTTTGCAGAACAATTAAATGTTCCATATAACAAAAACACGGAACAATATTTAAAGATTGTTGCAGAAGATAGTGTTTATAACCCATCGGATCAACCTACCTATAGTGCTGTCCATACTGGAGCACAGGAAATAGCTCTTTATGTTAGTGATTTGTTGTTTAAAAATCAATATCAATCGATGTTACTTACACTTTTAGTTGTATTTTTACTTCTCTTGCTTCAAATGAGATCCTTCAAAGTTGGGGTAATTGGTATTATACCTTCTATCTTTACAGTGTTCTTTAATTTTGCACTTATGGGAATGTTTAACATACCGTTAAATACCGCAACTATATCTATTGCTGCTATTGCGATTGGCGCAGGGGTTGATTATGCAATTCACTTTATTTCAAGATTCAAGATTGAAAGTAAGAGGATAAAAGATTCTAAAACTGCTATTATAAGGACAATATATACAAGTGGAAGAGGGATACTATTTAATGCGCTTGCAGTTTCTTTTGGTTTCTTTACGTTCTTTTTTTCAAGTATTAGGATGCTAAGACAATTTGGAGTATTAACTGGCATAACTTTACTTTTGAGTGCAATTATTACAATATTATTCTTATCATCAGCGTTCTTACTAATAAATAAAGGAGGTAGAAAGTCATGAGGAAAGTTTGGGCAGTTGTATCAATACTAGTTTTTTCAATTTTTGCTTTTTCACTGACGGGACAGCAAGTATTGGATATGGTTAAGGATAACTATCAAAATGTAAAAGATGAAAAAGCAGTATTTACATTGAAGATGACTGATGAAGAAGGCACAGTAAAGGAAAAGCAGTTTGTTATATACCTTTACAAAAAGAGTGAAGATGATGTGTACGCCATTATACGTTTTGAAAAACCGGTTTCTGATAAAAGACTTACATTACTTGTAAAAGGTGCAGATAACATATATCTTTACATGCCTGCATTTAGAACCACAAAAAGAATAAGCGGAGCTGCAAAAAATGATAGATTTGCTGGATCAGATTTTACATACAAAGATATAGAACTTGTTTACAAAGTAAGTGATAAAAATTATAAAGCAGAACTTGTAAAAGAGGATGAAAAATATTATTACCTTCATATCACACATAATGATGCAGAATTGGATTTTAAAGAGTTGAATATGAAGATAGACAAAGAACTTAAAATACCTGTCTATATCGAATTTTTTAACTGGCAAGGTGAAAAATATAAAACTATAACTTTTGAAAAGATTGAAAATATTCAAGGATACAATGTTCCAACAAAGATATTGGCAAACAACATCAAGGAAAATACTAAAACTGAAATTATTTTAAATGATGTAGAGTTTGACATAGGTATACCAGAAAGTTTCTTTTCACCTATGACTATTTCAAAGCCAATATTAAAATTTTAGGGGGTGACTTGTAATGAAAAAGGTTGTATTAGCTTTATTAGTGATATTAGCAAGTTTTGGATTTTCATATTCTCTTTTATTCGAAGGAGGATATTTATACTATGACGGAAACGATTTTTCACTTGAAACTAACAGTTTAACATTCATTCCTGTAAAGTTTAGTACTGATACAAAGTTTGATGGAACATTTTACACAAAATCCTCTTTGAGATTTGATCAAACATTTGATAATTCATATGTATACTTTGATGGACAGTTTTTTACTGCGTCATTTTTTGTTCCTTTAGCAGTTGTAAATGTAAATGAAGCGTATGTTGAAACATATACAAATTTTGGAGATTTAAAGGTAGGAAAATTTGTTGAAAAACTAGTGGATTCTGAAGTTTTTAAAGTATACGATAAAATAGGAAGTTACCTAGCAGGTGAAAAACTTTCTATTACAGGTGCAAAGTATGCTTACACAACAAATTACGGAACTTTAGGGCTCTACACCTTTTCGACATTTGAAAGTTTGCCATCTTCTACACCAGCTTCGTATGTTTATACTGTAAAAACAAATTTGCCTGATGAAACAAAGATGGCAATTTTAGCTTCAATGCAGGGTGGAGGATTACCGATTGTTTTTAAAGATCAAAAATTTGCAGATCACTTTTCCTATGCCATAAATTGGAGTGGAAATGTACTCGGTGTTGATTATGGTGTTTTGCTTGCTTATAAAAAGTCAAATTATCTAGTTGTCGATAAAATTTTAGAAGATGGAGTTCATCTTAAATGGCCATTTGTTTACACTGCATCGTTATCATTTGTTTATCAAATACCATCAACCAGTTTTATAGTTCATAATTACACTGGTTTTGAATCCGAAAATAAAAGTACATTTAATTTGCCAGTTGAAGGATTAGGAGAAGTGGAAATAGAGGAGAAAGTGCCAAGTGTTTTAGAAAATGTATTTGGCATAGAATATCAAATTGGAACCCAAGGACTTATAGGATTTGATGGATACATAAGATTATACGATTTTGAGTATTATGATAGTGCTATATCAGTATATGGAGATTATAAAAAGGATGAATTTGGTGTAAAAGGTATGGTAAAATATAACATGAAATCTGAAAAAATTGATGTTATGTACGAAGGATCATATAATGTTGATGATTATACGGCACTTTTTGCAAGAGGATTATACAGTAAAATAGATGATAGCGATACAAATGTAGTGATGATCGGTGTAAAGGTTAGTTATTAAACTTTCTGGGGGTTCTCCCCCAGATTTTTGGGGGAATACAGTGAGGATAATTAAAAAATATAAAAACAGAAAGTTATATGATACAAGTATAAAAAAATTCATTACTTTAAGCGATATTGCAAATTTTGTTAAAAATGGTGAAGCTGTAAAGGTTATTGATAACCTGGGGAATGATATTACCCAGGAAATTTTTTTGAAGGCAAGAATAAAGGGCAAAGTTTTTGGTAGTTTAAAAAAAGAAATGGTAGAAAAGTTAATTCAGGGATTTATTAAGATATTTAAAGGAAATACCGATGATTTTATTGAAATACTCCTTGATCTTGTAAATCAAGGAGTATTACCTGCAGATATTGCAAAAGAGCTTGGAAATGCAGTGATCAGACATTTTAACGAATTTGAAGACAATATGAAAAAAGATATAATTGAATTGATTAAATCGACAGGCTTTGTTCCAAAAGAAGAGTATGATAAATTAAAGAAGGAATATGAGCTTTTAAAGAAAAGGTGTGAAGGTCAAAGTGGATAAAAAATTGAGATTTCTGCTTTATATGTTTTTAAAAGACTTTAAATAATTTTAAAATTGGTTATTGGAAAAATTTTATTTTTTATGTATATATATGTACTTGACATATATAATAAAATATCATATAATAAATAATGGAAATAGTAAGACCAGTACAGGAGGTGAGGTATATGCCATTCTATGGTGGATACGGAGGCGGATATGGAAGAGGAATGGGATACGGAAGAGGATTTGGTAGAGGATATGGACGTGGTTTTGGTAGAGGCTTTGGATATGGAGCAGGTTATGGTTATTATGAACCCTCAATTGAAGAAGAAAGAGCTATGTTAATGGATTATAAAAGATATCTTGAAGAAGAATTGCGTTTTGTAGAAGAGAGATTAAGAGAACTTGATAATTATCAAGGAGGTGATAGATAATGCCAGGATTCGATGGCACAGGACCAATGGGAACAGGACCAGTTGGAAGAAGATTGGGACCATGTTCTAACAAAAATGCACCTTATACTCCAAGATACGGTTGGTTTAAACCAGTAGTTGGTTGGTTTTACGGATATGGAAGAGGATATGGAAGAGGTTTTGGTAGAGGATATGGCAGATTTGCCGGATATTGTCGAGGCGGATTTGGTAGAGGGGCAGGTCGAGGATTTGGAAGGTTTTGGTGGTAAATATACGTTAAAAGAGGGTTGGAAATCCAACCCTCTTTTAACTTAAGATAGGAGGTTGGATATGAAGATAACAATATTAAGTGGAAAAGGTGGAACTGGTAAAACAACTGTTTCTACTAATTTGGCCTATACACTTTCTAAAAAGTATAAAGTTCAATTACTTGATGCCGATGTTGAAGAACCAAATGATCATCTTTTTTTTAACGTAAATGTGGAAAAAGAAGAGAGTGTTGATATATTATTACCGGTAGTTGATAATGATGCATGTATAAGATGTGGTGAGTGTGCAAAGGCATGTCAGTTTGGTGCTATTACCTCCTTTCCAAATGCAACTGTAGTTTTTAAAAACTTGTGCCATGGTTGTGGTGTATGTTCGATGGTTTGTCCTGTTAATGCTATTACAGAAGTTCCAAAAAGTATTGGGAAGATTGTATTGGGGAAGATAAATGATAATTTAAAATTTGGAATGGGGCTTTTGAATATAGGTGAGCCGTCTGGAGTTAGAATAATAAGGCAATTAAAGAAACACATAGATGAAAATGTTGATGTAGTGTTAATAGATTCTCAGCCAGGAACTTCGTGTCCAGTTGTTGAAAGTTTAAGGAATATAGATTTTGCAATTCTTGTTACTGAACCTACTACATTTGGGTTACACGATCTTTCACTAGCTGTTGATTTAGTTAGAGAGATGAAGATTCCATCTGGAATTGTTATTAATAGAGATACTGGAAATACAAATTTGATTGATGAATATGCAAAGAAAGAGAACATTCCAATATTGTTGAAAATTCCATTTGATAGAGAGATTGCAAAATTATATTCTGAAGGAAAGATTTTTTCAGAATATTTGCCAGAATGGGAAGAAAAGTTTGCTAATGTCTTTGATACAATAAAGGGGATGGTTAAATGAAACAGTTAGCAATAGTTAGTGGAAAAGGTGGAACTGGTAAAACAACATTAAGTTCATCTTTTGGTGCACTATTGAGTCCTGTTGTTCTGGCAGATTGTGATGTTGATGCAGCAAATCTTAATCTTATGTTTAATGGTAAATTAGAAGAAAAATATGACTATTACGGTGGAAAAAAGGCTATAATAGTTCAAAATAAATGCGACAAATGTGGAATTTGTAAGAAAATTTGTAGATTTGAAGCAATTAGCTTTGAAAATGAAGTATATGAGGTAGATCAATATGCGTGTGAAGGTTGTAATGCCTGTGTTATTGCATGCCCCCAAAATGCTATTAGCCTGGAAACAGCACTTTCTGGAGAGTATTATTATTCTGTTATAGATGAACAAAAGGAAATTGTCCATGCAAATTTAAATCCCGGAGAGGAGACCTCAGGTGGTTTGGTTGCAGAAGTAAGAAAGCTTGCCTTGAAAAAGGCGGAAGAAAAAGGTAAAGATATTGTTTTAATAGATGGTGCACCAGGAATTGGTTGTCCAGCTACATCATCTATAACTGCAACAAATTATGTTGTTATAGTTACTGACCCCACTTCTTCAGGGTTGCATGATTTAAAGAGAATTGTTGAGACTGTCAGACATTTTAGAAGAGATTTTGGGGTAGTTATAAATAAATACGATTTAAATCCTGATGTAAGCAAACAAATAGAAAATTATTGTTTGAGTGATAATATTGAAATTTTAGGGAAAATTCCATTTGATGAATTGGTTGAAAAATCTAACCTTGAAATGAAACCAATTGTATTGTATGAAAATAGCATGGCTGGAAAGGCTATAAAGGAAATATTTGAAAAAGTAATGAGAAAACTAAAATAAAACAGGAGGTGTTAAGATGAAGATAGCTATACCATCACAAGGTAAAACACTTGATTCATTAAGCAACGATAGATTCGCAAGAGCAGAGTTTTTTGTAATTTATGATTTTGATAAGGGTGAGATCGTAGAAGTTGTAGAAAATACGGCAAATGAAGCCCATGGAATGGGGCCAAAGGTTTCTCAAATGCTTGCTGAAAAAGGTGTAAATGTATTAATTCTGGAAAGTGTTGGAAAAAATGCTTTTGAAGTATTAAAAGCTGCAGGGATTGAAGTATATTTGACAAAAAAGGATACATTGGCAAATATAATTGAAAATTATAAAAGTGGAAAATTGGAGAAAGTAGAAAATGCAACCCATTAAGGAGTGAGACTAGTATGAAAGTAGCATTCGGTACTATAGATGGAAAAAAGATAAATGATGAACATTTTGGACATTCAAATATATATGTTGTATATGAATTTGATGGAGAAAATTTTAAAAAAATTGAGGAGATAAAAAATCCTTATGCTGAAACTCATATGCACGCTAAGGTTGATGAAATTTTGGAATTTTTGGGACACTGTAAAGTCTGGATTGGAAACTCAATGGGAAAAGGCTCCATGGTTAAATTAGAAAAATTGGGGTATAAACCTATTTTAGTTAAAAGCAGGACTGTAGATGAAGCATTAGAAGAAGTAAAGGCGCTATTAAGTGAAGAAAAATAGTTGTTTTTTCTTTGGAGGTGATTACATGCCCTGGGTAAAGGAAAGCGATTGTATTAATGTAAGGTATGTGTAAATGTATGTCCAGTTGAAGGGGCTATAACGGTAAAAGATGATGGTTATCCTTATATAAACAACGATATTTGTACAAGATGTGGGGTGTGTATGGAAAAATGCCCAAAAAATGCTATAAGACCAAACTATGAAAATCCTTCCTTGCGTGGAATGGGAAGAGGAATGGCAAGAGGTTTTGGAAGAAATAGAGGATTTTGAAAAAAGATAAGGGAGAGTGGTTGCCAATGAAATTTGGAATTTTTGAAGCAAAAAATCATATTTTTATGGCTCCTATTAAAACTGCATTGGCTACACCAAAGACAGGTTTTATTACTGATGAACAAATTAGATATTATGAAAAAAGAGCAAAAGGTGGAGTAGGAACAATAATTTTAGAGCCGATTGCTGTACTTCCTACAGGGAAAGAGCATCCAAAGCAAACTATGCTAAATACAGATGAACATATTGAAGGATTAAAAAAATTAGTAGATACATTGCATAAATATGAAACAAAGCTTATTGTTCACTTAAGTCATGCAGGAAGAGCGGCTAATCCAAAGGTGTCAGGTGAAGTTCTTGCACCTTCATCAATAAAATGTCCATCTACAGGGCAAATTCCAGGGGAATTAACTGTTCAACAAATAAATGAAATAATCAATGCATTTAAAGAAAATGCATTGAGAGCTCAAAAAGCTGGAGCAGATGGAATTGAAATTCAATTTGGTCATGGGTACCTCGTTCATCAATTTTATTCAGAAAGATTAAATAAAAGAACAGATGAATATGGAAAAGACAAACTTAAATTTGCAAGAGATTTACTTATTGAAATAACAAAGGTCATTGAAATACCAATATTTATTAGAATTTCGGGAAGCGAATTTGTTGAGGGTGGTTTTACAAACGAAGGTTTATCAAAGATACTAGCATTGGCAGAAAGATTTGGTGTTTCGGCAGTCCATGTTGGATGGGGAAATGCATGTGATTCTGCTCCATGGTATTACAATCACATGTCGCTCCCATTGGATGTTATGGACGAGAAATTAAGAGAGATAAGAAAATTAACATCACTACCTATTATTGCAGCAGGAAGAATGTACAAGAATGAAAGATATAAATATTTGGTTGAAGAAAAGGTTGTTGACGGTGTTGTTTTAGGAAGACAATTGATTGTAGATCCTGAATTTCCAAAGAAAATAATTTCTAATTCAGATGACTATATTAGGTGTGGAAGTTGTCTTCAAGGATGTCTTGGAAATGTAAAAGCAGGGAAACCAGTAGGTTGTATTGCAAATCCAGAGGTTCACGTTGAATTTAATGGAAAAGCAACTTTAAAGAAGAAAGTTGCAATTGTTGGAGGAGGGCCTGCAGGATTATTTACAGGATTATATTTAAAGAAAAAAGGATATGATGTGACCCTTTTTGAAAGAAACAATTATTTAGGCGGGCAATGGGTATTAACGTATAGAGCACCAGGAAAGCTTTCTATGAAAGATACTTTGGATGATTTGATTAGAAAGGCAGAGAAAGAATTGAATATAAAATTGAATACTGAAGTTTCTGTAGAGACATTTAAAAAAGAAAAGTTTGATGCGATTATTGTAGCAACTGGTGCAAAACCATTTATTCCTCCAATAAAGGGACTTGAAAATTATATTACTGGTTTTGACTTTTTTGAAGGTAAAAAAGTAACAGGGGAAAAAGTATTAATAATAGGCGGAGGATTAATAGGTTTAGAAGTTGCAGAAGCGCTGGTCAAAGAAGGAAAAAAAGTAACTGTAGTTGAAGCCTTAGATTCAATTGGAAGAGGTATGGAAATCGTTGCAAGTAAGTTGTTCCAAAAAAATTATGCACCTAAAATTGATGTGTATACAAACACATTAGTTAAAGAAGTAAAAGACAAAGAGGTAATTGTTGAAAAAGATGGAAAAGAAATTTCATTAGGTCAGTTTGATGATATTGTGATAACGGCTGGGACAAAACCTGAAAACAAAATATATGAAGAATTATCTTCACAATTTGATAACGTTTATTTAGTTGGAGATGCTATGAAGGTTGGTCAGATAATTGATGCTGCTCAAGAAGCATTAGAGCTTTCAGAAAAGATATAATAAAATTAAAATAATCCCAGTAGCTAAAAGCTACTGGGATATTTATTTTTTTACATTTTTGATAAGGCATCTTCAGCTGCAACTGCAAGAGGATAAACAGTTGGGGCAGCGGTTAGTAGTGGATGTGTACCAATTTGCATGGTAAGTAAGTCTTTTATATTAACATCTTTTTGAATTGCAAGACTTATGATGTTTATTATTTCTCCTACACTCTTTCCACCAACAATTTGTGCACCTAGTAACAATCCACATTCCTTTGAGAAGATTAATTTCATTGTAATTTTTGAAGCGTCTGCAAATTTGCCTGGATGTCTATCAACAACTTCTGCTCTACCAACTACAACGTCAAAACCTTCCTCTTTTGCAACAGATTCCGTTATGCCAGCAGAAGCAAATGTTTTTCCACCGATTACGGTTGAATAAGCATTTAGTGAGCCTTTATTTGTCCTTAGAAGTCTTAATTTGTAAAGATTTGATGCTGCAATTCTTGCATCAAAAACGGCTGCGGATGCGAGCATTAATCTTGAAGGTTTTCCAGTGAAATAATCTTTGTGTTGTACACAGTCACCTGCTGCAAACACATCTTTTACTGATGTTCTCATATAATCATCAGTTTCTATGTATCCTAATTCTGTAACTTTAATTCCGAGTTTTTTTGCTAGCTCCGTATTTGGTTTATATCCAGTTGCTATAATAACTACATCGGCTGGTAGCTCTTCTCCATTTTCCAAAATGACTTTTTCTACTTTTCCATTTCCCTCAATTTTTGTAACTTTTGTACTTAATAGCACTTTGACATTGTCACTTTCAATTTCTTGTTTTGCTATTTCACCAAAATCTGCATCAAATGAGGCGGGCAATAGGTAATCTTTTGCTTCTATTAAGGTTACATTTTTACCAGATTTTTTAATTTCATCTGCAACCTCGACACCGATAAATCCTCCACCTATAATAACTATATTTTGAACTCTCTTAACTTTTTCTTGAACTTCTTCCAAGTATTTGTAATTTTTTGGTATGGAGTATACGTTTTCTAAATCATTTCCTGGGATTGGGATAACAAATGGTGTTGACCCTGTAGCAATAACTAATTTATCATATTCAAATTCTTTTCCATTTTTTGTTACTATTTTCTTTTCATTAACGTTTCCGTCTACCACTTCATCAATTAGTAAATCAATACCATTTGCCTTGAATTTATCTTCTATACCCATGTAATCGTTTTCTATTTTTCCGAGAGTATGGAATATATAAGGTATTCCACAGGGAACAAGTTCTTTTTCAAGCTTTTTTACAACAAGAATTTTCTTA of the Thermosipho africanus Ob7 genome contains:
- a CDS encoding NAD(P)/FAD-dependent oxidoreductase; translation: MKFGIFEAKNHIFMAPIKTALATPKTGFITDEQIRYYEKRAKGGVGTIILEPIAVLPTGKEHPKQTMLNTDEHIEGLKKLVDTLHKYETKLIVHLSHAGRAANPKVSGEVLAPSSIKCPSTGQIPGELTVQQINEIINAFKENALRAQKAGADGIEIQFGHGYLVHQFYSERLNKRTDEYGKDKLKFARDLLIEITKVIEIPIFIRISGSEFVEGGFTNEGLSKILALAERFGVSAVHVGWGNACDSAPWYYNHMSLPLDVMDEKLREIRKLTSLPIIAAGRMYKNERYKYLVEEKVVDGVVLGRQLIVDPEFPKKIISNSDDYIRCGSCLQGCLGNVKAGKPVGCIANPEVHVEFNGKATLKKKVAIVGGGPAGLFTGLYLKKKGYDVTLFERNNYLGGQWVLTYRAPGKLSMKDTLDDLIRKAEKELNIKLNTEVSVETFKKEKFDAIIVATGAKPFIPPIKGLENYITGFDFFEGKKVTGEKVLIIGGGLIGLEVAEALVKEGKKVTVVEALDSIGRGMEIVASKLFQKNYAPKIDVYTNTLVKEVKDKEVIVEKDGKEISLGQFDDIVITAGTKPENKIYEELSSQFDNVYLVGDAMKVGQIIDAAQEALELSEKI
- a CDS encoding NifB/NifX family molybdenum-iron cluster-binding protein — its product is MKVAFGTIDGKKINDEHFGHSNIYVVYEFDGENFKKIEEIKNPYAETHMHAKVDEILEFLGHCKVWIGNSMGKGSMVKLEKLGYKPILVKSRTVDEALEEVKALLSEEK
- a CDS encoding FAD-dependent oxidoreductase, with the translated sequence MKYDIIVIGGSAAGLVAALTSRKLYKDKKILVVKKLEKELVPCGIPYIFHTLGKIENDYMGIEDKFKANGIDLLIDEVVDGNVNEKKIVTKNGKEFEYDKLVIATGSTPFVIPIPGNDLENVYSIPKNYKYLEEVQEKVKRVQNIVIIGGGFIGVEVADEIKKSGKNVTLIEAKDYLLPASFDADFGEIAKQEIESDNVKVLLSTKVTKIEGNGKVEKVILENGEELPADVVIIATGYKPNTELAKKLGIKVTELGYIETDDYMRTSVKDVFAAGDCVQHKDYFTGKPSRLMLASAAVFDARIAASNLYKLRLLRTNKGSLNAYSTVIGGKTFASAGITESVAKEEGFDVVVGRAEVVDRHPGKFADASKITMKLIFSKECGLLLGAQIVGGKSVGEIINIISLAIQKDVNIKDLLTMQIGTHPLLTAAPTVYPLAVAAEDALSKM
- a CDS encoding NifB/NifX family molybdenum-iron cluster-binding protein codes for the protein MKIAIPSQGKTLDSLSNDRFARAEFFVIYDFDKGEIVEVVENTANEAHGMGPKVSQMLAEKGVNVLILESVGKNAFEVLKAAGIEVYLTKKDTLANIIENYKSGKLEKVENATH
- a CDS encoding ATP-binding protein, whose amino-acid sequence is MKQLAIVSGKGGTGKTTLSSSFGALLSPVVLADCDVDAANLNLMFNGKLEEKYDYYGGKKAIIVQNKCDKCGICKKICRFEAISFENEVYEVDQYACEGCNACVIACPQNAISLETALSGEYYYSVIDEQKEIVHANLNPGEETSGGLVAEVRKLALKKAEEKGKDIVLIDGAPGIGCPATSSITATNYVVIVTDPTSSGLHDLKRIVETVRHFRRDFGVVINKYDLNPDVSKQIENYCLSDNIEILGKIPFDELVEKSNLEMKPIVLYENSMAGKAIKEIFEKVMRKLK